Genomic segment of Hippocampus zosterae strain Florida chromosome 12, ASM2543408v3, whole genome shotgun sequence:
tttgttaaatgtcCTGTGACTCGAATATTTCTGCTTCAGAGAACGGAAGACATCTCCGGCTTGTTCTTCCAATCAAAGAACCGGTCAATATCATACCAATGTGATGAGTTTTTATTTAACGGAACTGAatgtgtggtaaaaaaaaaaaaaaaaaagtaaaatgtctatctaaaacaaaaacatcaaacaaactgTTGACATTGTCTCAATATACATTCAAATTTAAATATCCATAATGGAAATAAAAGAGCCTAATCAGTGAGTTTTTGATGAAAAACTTGTTTGCACAGCAATTTACTTTTGGCAGTCGGCATGTAGTTATAGACATCAAAAATTGAGGGTTTGCCATTTTTAAGGGCTTCTGGTTCAGCCCTTAAATATCTTTCACACTCCATTTTTCCTGGGACGCGAAAAGATTTGACGAGTCTCATCGTGTGCCTTTATTTCACTTTTCTCCCAGAGagttctcttcctcttccttgaagtactgaggaaaaaaaaattgttattgaAAGATTCAAGGATAGTACATGATTGAATTACAATCTAAAGCTCTTTACATAGATTCACACTGTCATTCTAACATTACAATGCATACTGTCATTTGGACTGACATTTTGCTGTTTAATGAGCAACATAAGCTGCGCTGTTGCATCCTTTcacaacattttcaaaagaaaacttACCATTCAGAGATGATTTTGAAATGCACATGAAAATGAGATAATCGTGTGTCAGTGATAAATTACATTTAAGTAAggatgcccacacctgctctgcaacTCTTGCCAACTCCAGAGTAAAGAGAAGCCAACCCCTCATAGGTGTtggtaaaataaaacacattgtcGGAACATTCCTGTAAACACTGTCAGTGACTTATGGGGACCACAGTataacatttcacttttttttcctcacacacAAATCTGAAACGTGTGGTGTGTGGGGACATTGTGAGGGTACACAAAAGAGACATAAttccagaacataatgatctctctgtgtcaaattaaatcaacctaaaatagtccgcttGCATTaacctttccaatgcattatgtgaaattgcctgttgtgcatagatatagtactttatcatgaaaattactgtctaTCATCTCAAATGCACAGATaaagagataccaaatatcatgaaacagtgatggatatgactatacctggtgtatgttgcttggaccagcagtatcgcaacagttttctcttaaagtagtctcattgggtattgtcttgttcatctggaatataatttggaaaacaaaattggacaatatgatagaacaaaccgaactgagcctcaagtaaaccgtctaaaatttagatgcacaaatctgagagaacaacgtcatcttttaaaactgtgttttctacatgttaaactcaaaaacattgtggggacattcttgttaacactttgtcagttctttGCCCCTTGGACACcgtttttctcccctcacacacacttggtaaacgtgtcctatggggacaccgcgagggtccagaaaagagacataactccagaacataatgatctctgtgtcaaattaaatcgacctaaaatagtccgctcgcattaacctttccaatgcattatgtggaattgcctgttgtgcatacatacagtactttatcatgaaaattactgtccatcatcacaaatgcacagatatagagataccaaatatcatgaaacagtgatggatatgactatacctggtgtatgttgcctggaccagcagtatcgcaacagttttcttgtaaagtagtctcattgggtattgtcttggtcatctgaaatacaattaggaaaacaaaattggacaatatgatagaacaaaccaaactgagcctcaagtaaaccgtctaaaatgtagatgcacaaatctgagagaacaacgtcatcttttaaaactgcgttttctacatgttaaactcaaaaacattgtggggacattcttgttaacactttgtcagttcttccccgcttggagactgttttttctcccctcacacacacttggtaaacgtgtcctatggggacaccgtgagggtccagaaaagagacataactccagaacataatgatctctgtgtcaaattaaaacgacctaaaatagtccgctcgcattagccttcccaatgcattatgtgaaattgcctgttgtgcatacatacagtactttatcatgaaaattactgtccatcatcacaaatgcacagatatagagataccaaatatcatgaaacagtgatggatctGACTATACCTGGCGTATGTTGCCTGGACCAGCAGTAccgcaacagttttcttgtaaagtagtctcattgggtattgtcttggtcatctggaatataatttggaaaacaaaattggagaacaTGATAGAAGAAACCGATActtagcctcaagtaaaccgtctaaaatatagatgcacaaatctgagagaacaacgtcaccttttaaaactgtgttttctacatgttaaactcaaaaacattgtggggacattcttgttaacactttgtcagttcttccccgcttggacaccgttttttctcccctcacacacacttggtaaacgtgtcctatggggacaccgtgagggtccagaaaagagacatagctccagaacataatgatctctgtgtcaaattaaatcaacctaaaatagtccgcttGCATTaacctttccaatgcattatgtgaaattgcctgttgtgcatagatatagtactttatcatgaaaattactgtctaTCATCTCAAATGCACAGATaaagagataccaaatatcatgaaacagtgatggatatgactatacctggtgtatgttgcttggaccagcagtatcgcaacagttttctcttaaagtagtctcattgggtattgtcttgttcatctggaatataatttggaaaacaaaattggacaatatgatagaacaaaccgaactgagcctcaagtaaaccgtctaaaatttagatgcacaaatctgactgaacaacgtcatcttttaaaactgtgttttccacatgttaaactcaaaaacattgtggggacattcttgttaacactttgtcagttcttcctcgcttggacactgttttttctcccctcacacacacttggtaaacgtgtcctatggggacaccgcgagggtccagaaaagagacataactccagaacataatgatctctgtgtcaaattaaaacgacctaaaatagtccgctcgcattagcctttccaatgcattatgtgaaattgcctgttgtgcatacatacagtactttatcatgaaaattactgtccatcatcacaaatgcacagatatagagataccaaatatcatgaaacagtgatggatatgactatacctggtgaatgttgcctggaccagcagtatcgcaacagttttcttgtaaagtagtctcattgggtattgtcttggtcatctgaaatacaattaggaaaacaaaattggacaatatgatagaacaaaccaaactgagcctcaagtaaacggtctaaaatttagatgcacaaatctgagagaacaacgtcatcttttaaaactgtgttttctacatgttaaactcaaaaacattgtggggacattcttgttaacactttgtcagttcttccccgcttggacactgttttttctctcctcacacacacttggtaaacgtgtcctatggggacaccgtgagggtccagaaaagagagagagctccagaacataatgatctctgtgtcaaattaaaacgacctaaaatagtccgctcgcattagcctttccaatgcatcatgtgaaattgcctgttgtgcatacatacagtactttatcatgaaaattactgtccatcatcacaaatgcacagatatagagataccaaatatcatgaaacagtgatggatatgactatacctggtgtatgttgcttggaccagaagtatcgcaacagttttctcttaaagtagtctcattgggtattgtcttggtcatctggaatataatttggaaaacaaaattggagaacaTGATAGAAGAAACCGATActtagcctcaagtaaaccgtctaaaatttagatgcacaaatctgagagaacaacgtcatcttataaaactgtgttttctacatgttaaactcaaaaacattgtggggacatttttgttaacactttgtcagttcttccccgcgtggacactgttttttctcccctcacacacacttggtaaacgtgtcctatggggacaccgtgagggtccagaaaagagacatcgctccagaacataatgatctctgtgtcaaattaaaacgacctaaaatagtccgctcgcattagcctttccaatgcattatgtgaaattgcctgttgtgcatacatacagtactttatcatgaaaattactgtccatcatcacaaatgcacagatatagagataccaaatatcatgaaacagtgatggatatgactatacctggtgtatgttgcttggaccagcagtatcgcaacagttttctcttaaagtagtctcattgggtattgtcttggtcatctggaatataatttggaaaacaaaattggagaac
This window contains:
- the LOC127611555 gene encoding uncharacterized protein LOC127611555 isoform X21, with translation MENTNDQPLQSQMWLLNPLYCLRVRCNIHQMTKTIPNETTLRENCCDTAGPGNIHQMTKTIPNETTLRENCCDTAGPSNIHQMTKTIPNETTLRENCCDTAGPSNIHQMTKTIPNETTLRENCCDTSGPSNIHQMTKTIPNETTLQENCCDTAGPGNIHQMNKTIPNETTLRENCCDTAGPSNIHQMTKTIPNETTLQENCCDTAGPGNIHQYFKEEEENSLGEK
- the LOC127611555 gene encoding uncharacterized protein LOC127611555 isoform X33, yielding MENTNDQPLQSQMWLLNPLYCLRVRCNIHQMTKTIPNETTLRENCCDTAGPGNIHQMTKTIPNETTLRENCCDTAGPSNIHQMTKTIPNETTLRENCCDTAGPSNIHQMTKTIPNETTLRENCCDTSGPSNIHQMTKTIPNETTLQENCCDTAGPATYTRNVPTMCFILPTPMRGWLLFTLELARVAEQYFKEEEENSLGEK
- the LOC127611555 gene encoding uncharacterized protein LOC127611555 isoform X36; this translates as MENTNDQPLQSQMWLLNPLYCLRVRCNIHQMTKTIPNETTLRENCCDTAGPGNIHQMTKTIPNETTLRENCCDTAGPSNIHQMTKTIPNETTLRENCCDTAGPSNIHQMTKTIPNETTLRENCCDTSGPSNIHQMTKTIPNETTLQENCCDTAGPGNIHQMTKTIPNETTLQENCCDTAGPGNIHQYFKEEEENSLGEK